In Pseudomonas alcaliphila JAB1, a single window of DNA contains:
- a CDS encoding glutamine synthetase family protein, with product MNATRVELLDEVRQFRQVHPEVRFVDLICLDIPGHFYGKRYPIEMLEKVAAGSALKLPQNCVLLGAQGGLYEIGDYCFHDGDPDAPRRLIPGTLKLVNWERQPLGQMLISSDGTEAPIEFEPREVLARVVQRLAARGIRPVVAFELEFYLFDKALKDGLPQYPRDDLSGDADDQPNMHIERLSRFSEVLDDITETARLQGIDTTVITAEIGPGQFEINFSHNMDPMQAADWSALFCRVTRGVALKYGHRASFMAKPYLQYPGSGMHIHVSLYDEAGDNLLARDEQRPLRHAVAGCLELLPELMPIYAPNHNSYRRFGAQVNSASKASWGFEDRDACVRIPESDARNLRLEFRLPGADANPYLVLAGLLTSIEQGLDAKVEPIAPLNDDRESGVDFPKDMLDAVRRMQASERVAAGLGSEFVMVYCENKRQDHLAFMHDISPREYRWYM from the coding sequence ATGAACGCCACCCGAGTCGAGCTGCTCGACGAAGTCCGTCAATTTCGCCAGGTCCATCCCGAGGTGCGCTTCGTCGACCTGATCTGTCTGGATATCCCCGGGCATTTCTACGGCAAGCGCTACCCCATCGAGATGCTGGAGAAGGTCGCCGCCGGCAGCGCCCTGAAACTGCCGCAGAACTGCGTGCTGCTCGGCGCTCAGGGCGGGCTGTACGAGATCGGCGACTACTGCTTCCATGACGGTGACCCGGACGCGCCACGGCGGCTTATCCCCGGCACGCTCAAGCTGGTGAACTGGGAGCGCCAGCCGCTGGGGCAGATGCTGATCAGCTCCGACGGCACCGAAGCACCGATCGAGTTCGAGCCGCGCGAGGTGCTGGCGCGCGTGGTGCAGCGCCTGGCCGCGCGTGGCATTCGCCCGGTGGTGGCCTTCGAGCTGGAGTTCTACCTGTTCGACAAGGCGCTCAAGGACGGCTTGCCGCAGTACCCGCGCGATGACCTGAGTGGCGATGCCGACGACCAGCCGAACATGCATATCGAACGGCTGTCGCGTTTTTCCGAGGTGCTCGACGACATCACCGAGACCGCGCGTCTGCAGGGCATCGACACCACGGTGATCACCGCCGAGATCGGCCCGGGGCAGTTCGAGATCAACTTCAGCCATAACATGGATCCGATGCAGGCGGCCGACTGGTCGGCGCTGTTCTGCCGGGTGACCCGTGGCGTGGCGCTCAAATACGGCCATCGCGCCAGCTTCATGGCCAAGCCGTATCTGCAGTATCCGGGTAGCGGCATGCACATCCACGTCAGCCTGTACGACGAGGCCGGTGACAACCTGCTGGCCCGTGACGAGCAGCGTCCGCTGCGGCATGCCGTGGCCGGTTGCCTGGAGCTGCTGCCGGAGCTGATGCCGATCTACGCGCCGAACCACAACAGCTACCGTCGCTTTGGTGCCCAGGTGAACTCGGCGAGCAAGGCCAGCTGGGGCTTCGAGGATCGCGACGCCTGCGTGCGTATTCCCGAGTCGGACGCACGCAACCTGCGCCTGGAATTTCGTCTGCCGGGCGCAGACGCCAACCCCTATCTGGTGCTGGCGGGATTGCTGACCAGTATCGAGCAGGGCCTCGACGCCAAGGTTGAGCCCATTGCACCGCTCAATGACGACCGCGAAAGCGGTGTCGACTTTCCCAAGGACATGCTCGACGCCGTGCGTCGCATGCAGGCCAGCGAGCGCGTCGCCGCTGGCCTCGGCAGCGAGTTCGTCATGGTTTATTGCGAGAACAAACGCCAGGATCACCTGGCCTTCATGCACGACATCAGCCCGCGCGAATACCGCTGGTACATGTGA
- a CDS encoding aspartate aminotransferase family protein: MNNAVNNPKTAHWQALSQAHHLAPFSDYKQLAEKGPRIITEAKGVHLWDSEGNKILDGMAGLWCVAVGYGREELVEAAATQMRQLPFYNTFFQTAHPPVLELAHAISQLAPAGMNHVFFTGSGSEGNDTMLRLVRHYWACKGMPAKKIIIGRENGYHGSTVAGASLGGMKFMHEQGDLPIPGIAHIPQPYWFGEGGDMSPEAFGIWAADQLEKKILELGEENVAAFIAEPIQGAGGVIIPPETYWPRIKEILGKYDILFVADEVICGFGRTGEWFGSQYYDLKPDLMTIAKGLTSGYVPMGGLIVSDKVFEVIAAHGDFNHGFTYSGHPVAAAVGLENLRILKEEGIVERVKAETAPYLQKRLRELADHPLVGEVRGVGMLGAIELVQDKATRKRFSGDVGVGMVCRGHCFNNGLIMRAVGDTMIIAPPLVISLAEIDELVEKARKCLDLTWEQVRSAV; encoded by the coding sequence ATGAACAACGCCGTAAACAACCCCAAGACCGCGCACTGGCAGGCCCTGAGCCAGGCCCACCATCTGGCCCCGTTCAGTGATTACAAGCAGCTGGCCGAGAAGGGCCCGCGCATCATCACCGAGGCAAAAGGCGTGCACCTGTGGGACAGCGAGGGCAACAAGATCCTCGATGGCATGGCCGGTCTGTGGTGTGTGGCCGTCGGCTATGGCCGCGAGGAGCTGGTCGAAGCTGCCGCTACGCAGATGCGCCAGTTGCCGTTCTACAACACCTTCTTCCAGACCGCCCACCCGCCGGTGCTGGAGCTGGCCCATGCCATCTCCCAGCTGGCGCCGGCCGGCATGAATCACGTGTTCTTCACCGGTTCGGGCTCGGAGGGTAACGACACCATGCTGCGCCTGGTACGCCACTACTGGGCGTGCAAGGGGATGCCTGCGAAGAAGATCATCATCGGTCGCGAGAATGGCTACCACGGCTCCACCGTGGCTGGCGCCAGCCTTGGTGGCATGAAGTTCATGCACGAGCAGGGCGACCTGCCGATTCCGGGCATCGCCCATATCCCGCAGCCGTACTGGTTCGGTGAAGGTGGCGATATGAGCCCGGAAGCCTTCGGCATCTGGGCCGCTGACCAGTTGGAGAAGAAGATTCTCGAGTTGGGTGAAGAGAATGTCGCGGCGTTCATCGCCGAGCCGATCCAGGGCGCCGGCGGCGTGATCATCCCGCCAGAAACCTACTGGCCGCGTATCAAGGAAATCCTCGGTAAGTACGACATCCTCTTCGTCGCCGATGAAGTGATCTGCGGTTTCGGCCGTACCGGCGAGTGGTTCGGCAGCCAGTACTACGACCTCAAACCTGACCTGATGACCATCGCCAAGGGGCTTACCAGCGGCTACGTGCCGATGGGCGGGTTGATCGTCAGCGACAAGGTGTTCGAGGTGATCGCGGCGCACGGCGATTTCAACCATGGCTTCACCTATTCCGGCCATCCGGTGGCGGCAGCGGTGGGCCTGGAGAACCTGCGCATTCTCAAGGAAGAAGGCATCGTCGAGCGGGTGAAGGCAGAAACGGCACCCTACCTGCAAAAGCGCCTGCGTGAGCTGGCAGATCACCCGCTGGTGGGTGAAGTGCGCGGCGTCGGCATGCTTGGCGCCATCGAGTTGGTGCAGGACAAGGCCACGCGCAAGCGCTTCTCCGGTGATGTGGGCGTGGGCATGGTCTGTCGCGGCCACTGCTTCAATAACGGTCTGATCATGCGCGCCGTGGGCGATACCATGATCATTGCGCCCCCTCTGGTGATCAGCCTTGCCGAGATCGACGAGCTGGTGGAAAAGGCGCGTAAGTGCCTGGATCTGACCTGGGAGCAGGTGCGTAGCGCTGTGTAA
- a CDS encoding AraC family transcriptional regulator codes for MSVAQRVFHGNFGRVALLNMNKPLVMHTHSECHVLVKVAGDDTFFNVRGRQVPLTDRNAVLVNAWEPHYFDYQAGAGNTLILALYIEPAWLATAQQSLALSSRPDFFAQSSMELGTQNRNLADRLIAEMHSPDLVPQERIEFYLFDFLIQLIEDSSQWRHLCRMGVRTVNEYRDARVRKGTDYLLNHLDDPAPIDNAAKCCGLSRAHFYSLFRKDTGMTPNLLLNAARMRRAFSWLDSERNGTLGLLSESLGFSEQGHFTRFFKHHIGASPSQYQRVVDSYPHS; via the coding sequence ATGTCGGTCGCACAACGCGTATTTCATGGCAACTTTGGCCGAGTTGCCTTGTTGAACATGAATAAACCCTTGGTCATGCATACCCATTCGGAATGCCATGTGCTGGTGAAAGTGGCGGGCGACGACACCTTCTTCAACGTGCGCGGCCGTCAGGTGCCGCTGACTGACCGCAATGCGGTCTTGGTCAACGCCTGGGAACCGCATTATTTCGATTATCAGGCAGGTGCCGGCAATACCTTGATTCTGGCTCTGTATATCGAGCCGGCCTGGCTGGCCACCGCGCAACAGTCGCTAGCCTTAAGCAGTCGTCCAGACTTTTTTGCGCAATCCTCCATGGAACTGGGCACGCAAAACCGCAATCTGGCGGATCGCTTGATTGCTGAAATGCACAGCCCCGACCTGGTTCCACAGGAGCGTATCGAGTTTTACTTGTTCGACTTCCTCATCCAGTTGATCGAAGACTCCTCGCAGTGGCGGCATCTCTGTCGGATGGGCGTTCGCACCGTCAATGAATACCGCGACGCGCGGGTGCGCAAAGGTACCGACTATTTGCTCAATCACCTGGATGACCCGGCGCCAATCGACAATGCGGCCAAATGCTGTGGTCTGTCACGCGCGCACTTCTATTCCCTGTTTCGCAAGGACACCGGCATGACACCCAACCTGCTGCTCAACGCGGCGAGGATGCGGCGTGCCTTTTCCTGGCTCGACAGCGAGCGTAATGGCACCCTGGGCTTGCTTTCCGAGTCGTTGGGGTTCTCCGAGCAGGGGCATTTCACGCGTTTCTTCAAGCACCATATCGGCGCCTCGCCGAGCCAGTACCAGCGGGTGGTGGACAGTTACCCGCATTCCTGA
- a CDS encoding XdhC family protein: protein MRHLDLQVVSQALDWAHAGRALWFCTVLSTYGSAPRAPGAMLVASAAGEHVGSLSGGCVEEEFLASLARGELREPAQIVRYGDSAEESRRLRLPCGGVLVVLVEHRAPSCEWIEHLQALQAALLGQHRLVRHVDLGSGALRLDPDAVQGSERVQVVDETVRIHVGPVLRLILAGLSPVAEACAAFARAIGCEVIACDPREEVEHIVLDGVQMQRVLPSLFIAAGGCHAATAVVALTHDPRIDDLALMEAVRTPAFYIGAMGSQATSAKRAERLKRVGGLSDEQIARLHMPIGLDLGSKAPAEIALAVMADVLRVYHGRERHAL from the coding sequence ATGCGCCATCTCGATCTACAGGTTGTCAGCCAGGCGCTCGACTGGGCCCATGCCGGTCGTGCGTTGTGGTTCTGTACGGTCCTCTCGACCTATGGCTCGGCGCCGCGCGCGCCGGGGGCGATGCTGGTGGCCAGCGCTGCTGGTGAACATGTCGGTTCACTCTCCGGCGGCTGTGTCGAGGAAGAGTTCCTCGCCAGCCTGGCCCGTGGCGAGCTGCGCGAGCCGGCGCAGATTGTCCGCTACGGCGACAGCGCCGAGGAGAGTCGGCGCCTGCGTTTGCCGTGCGGTGGGGTGCTGGTGGTGCTGGTGGAACACCGCGCGCCCAGCTGCGAGTGGATCGAGCACCTGCAAGCCCTGCAGGCGGCCTTGCTCGGCCAGCATCGCCTGGTGCGTCATGTCGACCTTGGCAGTGGTGCGCTGCGCCTGGATCCGGACGCCGTTCAGGGTAGCGAACGGGTGCAAGTCGTCGATGAAACGGTGCGCATTCATGTCGGCCCGGTGCTGCGCCTGATTCTCGCCGGGCTCTCCCCGGTGGCCGAGGCCTGCGCCGCTTTTGCCCGCGCCATCGGCTGCGAAGTGATCGCCTGTGACCCCCGCGAGGAGGTCGAGCACATCGTGCTCGACGGCGTACAGATGCAGCGCGTGCTGCCCTCGCTGTTTATCGCTGCTGGCGGCTGCCACGCCGCCACCGCAGTGGTGGCGTTGACCCACGATCCGCGTATCGACGACCTGGCCCTGATGGAGGCGGTGCGCACCCCGGCGTTCTACATTGGCGCCATGGGCTCGCAGGCCACCTCGGCCAAGCGCGCCGAGCGGCTCAAGCGCGTTGGCGGCCTGTCCGACGAGCAGATCGCGCGCCTGCACATGCCCATCGGTCTGGATCTGGGCAGTAAGGCGCCGGCGGAAATAGCCCTGGCGGTAATGGCGGATGTCCTGCGCGTATACCACGGCAGGGAGCGTCATGCCTTGTGA
- a CDS encoding OprD family porin: MTFTLTRLCKATRCLVYTGLLLGLPFQVLAADSDFFKDATATLQARNYYFSRDFSDIVGPNQQSKAEEWAQGFILNFKSGYTPGTVGFGVDAIGLLGLKLDSSADRVNTGLLPTREGGKAADDYSRLGAALKVKLSQTELKVGELQPNLPVLAFSDIRLLPPSYQGASLVSNEIAGLTLQAGHLNSTSLRNEAGDDKMLATLGHLPQRAARSDAFNYAGADYAFNASRTTASAWYGELEDIYNQRFIGLKHSEPLGDWTLGANLGFYDASEDGDRLLGDIDNQAFFSLLSAKHGGHTFYVGYQAMFGDSAFPRVFANIAPLGNEVPTFEFASADERSWQARYDYDFAAMGMPGLVAGVRYIRGDNVDAQATNRGGARYEGKDWERDLDIGYTVQNGALKGVGVRVRNVTARSNYRSDIDENRLILSYSLTLF; encoded by the coding sequence ATGACCTTTACCTTAACTCGCCTATGCAAAGCCACCCGTTGCCTGGTCTACACCGGTTTGCTGCTGGGGTTGCCGTTCCAGGTTTTGGCGGCCGACAGCGATTTTTTCAAGGACGCCACGGCAACCCTGCAAGCACGCAATTACTACTTCAGTCGCGACTTCTCCGACATCGTCGGGCCGAACCAGCAGTCCAAGGCCGAGGAGTGGGCGCAGGGTTTCATCCTCAACTTCAAATCCGGCTACACCCCGGGCACCGTCGGTTTCGGCGTGGATGCCATCGGTCTGCTCGGCCTCAAGCTCGATAGCAGCGCGGATCGGGTCAACACCGGCCTGTTGCCGACCCGCGAGGGCGGCAAGGCCGCCGACGATTACAGCCGCCTGGGCGCCGCCTTGAAGGTCAAGCTGTCGCAGACCGAGCTGAAGGTCGGCGAGCTGCAGCCCAACCTGCCGGTGCTGGCCTTCAGCGACATCCGCCTGCTGCCGCCGAGCTACCAGGGTGCCAGCCTGGTCTCCAACGAGATCGCCGGGCTTACCCTGCAGGCCGGCCACCTCAACTCCACCAGCCTGCGCAACGAGGCCGGCGACGACAAGATGCTGGCCACCCTCGGCCATCTGCCGCAGCGCGCCGCCCGCAGCGACGCCTTCAACTATGCCGGCGCTGACTACGCCTTCAACGCCAGCCGCACCACCGCCAGCGCCTGGTACGGCGAGTTGGAGGACATCTACAACCAGCGCTTCATCGGCCTCAAGCACAGCGAGCCGCTGGGCGACTGGACCCTGGGTGCCAACCTCGGTTTCTACGACGCCAGTGAGGACGGCGACCGCTTGCTCGGCGACATCGACAACCAGGCGTTCTTCTCCCTGCTGTCGGCCAAGCACGGCGGGCATACCTTCTATGTTGGCTACCAGGCCATGTTCGGCGACAGCGCCTTCCCACGGGTATTCGCCAACATCGCGCCGCTGGGCAACGAGGTGCCGACATTCGAGTTCGCCTCAGCCGACGAGCGTTCCTGGCAGGCGCGTTACGACTATGACTTCGCCGCCATGGGCATGCCCGGGTTGGTGGCCGGGGTGCGCTATATCCGCGGCGACAACGTCGATGCCCAGGCCACCAACCGCGGCGGTGCGCGCTACGAGGGCAAGGACTGGGAGCGCGACCTGGATATCGGATACACCGTGCAGAACGGTGCACTCAAGGGCGTTGGCGTACGTGTGCGCAACGTTACGGCGCGTTCCAACTACCGCAGCGACATCGACGAGAACCGACTGATCCTCAGCTACAGCCTGACTTTGTTTTGA